The following coding sequences lie in one Trypanosoma brucei gambiense DAL972 chromosome 7, complete sequence genomic window:
- a CDS encoding tyrosyl-tRNA synthetase, putative — translation MTTNTADVGSVEERFKLIRSVGEECIQENELRAMLEKKPDIRCYDGFEPSGRMHVAQGVFKSINVNKCTQSGCEFVFWVADWFALMNDKVGGELQRIRIVGEYLTEVWKAANMNMERVRFLWSSDEITNNANTYWKLVLDISRRNTIARIKKCCTIMGKQEGTLTAAQVLYPLMQCADIFFLKADICQLGLDQRKVNMLAREYCDLIGRKNKPVILSHHMLAGLKQGHAKMSKSDPDSAIFMEDSEEDVARKIRAAYCPRVAQKSTEVTDDGAPVASEDKNPVLDYFECLVFSKPGATAVVDGAEYNTYADLEKAFVEGNISEEALKEGLIELLNGILEPVRKHFVEDPHAASLLQQVLSFRAGGAAPPLSAVPLPEQSATPLAVAWLPACIKFPVDLAVALSDAIKQFLRENTDGEAVLLLPEWTAMACNNVGGEEKYISAALELNAAILKSHWLPSERVRIVRQSEMILANPNDYWLTAINVGRKNKLQRVEEVCGDLKNAGAVVAALMYVADAAMLKATHAICTSHDRGCHEIATDFYEGKLRVIPALGGVVPPLSNAEPPVSETLASGPVNKDDILFIDDTDMDMRRKIKRAYCAPNEDANPVLSIATWLMREQGALLIERTEANGGDVAYKGEGQLRADALSGALHPADLKQAVSKMLLDKCAAAKAVLSTAEGKKYAQTLKNAEKSLSKSK, via the coding sequence ATGACAACCAACACCGCCGATGTGGGGTCTGTCGAGGAACGATTTAAATTAATCCGTAGCGTCGGGGAGGAGTGTATTCAAGAGAATGAGCTGCGGGCGATGTTGGAAAAGAAACCCGACATCCGTTGCTATGATGGATTCGAGCCCTCAGGACGCATGCACGTTGCGCAGGGCGTGTTCAAATCAATTAACGTCAACAAGTGCACTCAGAGCGGCTGCGAGTTTGTCTTCTGGGTTGCAGATTGGTTTGCACTGATGAATGATAAGGTGGGTGGAGAGCTGCAGCGCATCCGTATCGTCGGTGAATACCTTACGGAGGTGTGGAAGGCTGCCAATATGAACATGGAGCGGGTGCGTTTCTTGTGGAGCAGTGACGAGATCACGAATAATGCGAACACGTATTGGAAGCTTGTCCTTGATATTAGCCGCCGCAACACCATTGCCCGCATTAAGAAATGCTGCACAATCATGGGTAAGCAAGAGGGAACGCTGACAGCGGCACAGGTGCTGTACCCACTTATGCAGTGCGCTGATATATTCTTCCTAAAGGCCGATATATGTCAACTTGGGTTGGACCAACGGAAGGTGAACATGCTCGCACGTGAGTACTGTGACCTCATTGGTCGTAAGAACAAACCCGTTATTCTTTCTCATCACATGCTTGCGGGGTTGAAGCAAGGGCATGCAAAGATGAGCAAAAGCGATCCTGACAGCGCCATATTCATGGAAGACAGTGAGGAAGATGTAGCTCGGAAGATACGTGCGGCGTACTGTCCACGTGTTGCGCAAAAGAGCACCGAAGTTACGGACGACGGGGCACCCGTTGCTTCGGAAGACAAAAACCCTGTGTTGGATTACTTTGAGTGCCTCGTTTTCTCAAAGCCTGGTGCCACAGCTGTGGTGGATGGTGCGGAGTATAACACCTACGCAGACCTTGAGAAAGCTTTTGTTGAGGGCAACATCTCCGAGGAGGCGTTAAAGGAGGGCCTTATCGAGCTTTTGAACGGAATACTTGAGCCTGTGCGCAAACACTTTGTGGAGGATCCGCATGCGGCGTCATTGTTGCAACAGGTGCTCTCTTTTCGGGCCGGCGGTGCGGCACCACCTCTCAGTGCTGTGCCACTTCCAGAGCAGTCAGCGACGCCATTAGCCGTGGCTTGGCTACCGGCCTGCATCAAGTTTCCTGTGGatcttgctgttgctttgagTGACGCGATAAAACAGTTCTTGAGAGAAAACACAGATGGTGAAGCTGTTTTGTTGCTTCCTGAGTGGACCGCCATGGCGTGCAATAATGTAGGGGGCGAGGAAAAGTACATCAGCGCCGCGCTCGAGCTAAATGCAGCGATTCTCAAGTCCCACTGGTTGCCAAGCGAGCGCGTGCGAATAGTGCGGCAGAGTGAAATGATATTAGCGAATCCTAACGACTACTGGCTCACCGCCATCAATGTTGGTCGGAAGAATAAGCTGCAGCGGGTGGAGGAAGTGTGCGGAGACCTCAAAAATGCCGGTGCTGTTGTCGCGGCGCTTATGTACGTTGCAGATGCTGCCATGCTGAAGGCAACACACGCCATCTGCACTTCACATGACCGTGGTTGCCACGAGATCGCAACGGATTTTTACGAAGGTAAACTGCGAGTTATTCCCGCTCTTGGGGGTGTTGTCCCACCGCTGAGCAACGCGGAGCCGCCGGTTTCTGAAACCCTCGCCAGCGGCCCAGTCAACAAGGATGACATCCTCTTCATCGACGACACTGATATGGACATGAGGCGTAAGATCAAGAGGGCGTACTGTGCCCCTAACGAAGACGCCAACCCAGTGCTGTCTATTGCGACTTGGCTGATGCGAGAACAGGGAGCCCTCTTGATAGAACGAACTGAGGCGAATGGTGGCGATGTCGCGTACAAAGGAGAGGGGCAGCTGCGTGCTGACGCACTGTCAGGTGCACTTCACCCTGCGGATCTTAAGCAGGCGGTTTCCAAGATGCTGTTGGATAAGTGTGCGGCTGCAAAAGCTGTTCTTTCCACTGCGGAAGGGAAGAAGTATGCCCAGACTCTAAAGAACGCGGAGAAGTCGCTTTCTAAGAGTAAGTAA
- a CDS encoding TPR-repeat-containing chaperone protein DNAJ,putative, with the protein MYITRENSAIKCRYNMIVKILLLVGAAVGAECSGVADDDTTKKLLLEGDSALRQGRSYYQEALAKYTEALTHNPNSIRGLYSRAELLSMLRRRDACMSDLDQLLKLDSKHQRGLVLRSALYSQAGQLKEAVRDVEKLVEVMSEGGKAAKVQEYKAKLQQLRRYAEVWIPLQLKLQAAKQGAVTLSRDEQCACVGFLHDMIREFAKDNAGLRLQRAECALACGDNQAASEELKYVVQREPQNLDAVALGARALRALGALEQARRELRRCLSLDPEFALCAQLHKLVREQIRVTQGVEKALEEKDYGKVLKLIEGAMRFEENPPYKDQLLRWRCDAAVGMQDTKDGLPACDEAIQLYSPEDPTVVSILLQKLELYLMDGNVERAEEMLQRAQQLQPNDGKVNEYKRKMERIKRVGLRKNYYKILGVKKTADSSEIRRAYRHLAKTFHPDKLASQELSKEERAEADKRFRDINEAKEILLDDEKRARYDNGEDPTKPPGQDEHAFHGQPFNFPNEMFGQGGRFQQFYFHFD; encoded by the coding sequence ATGTACATTACAAGGGAGAACTCTGCTATTAAGTGTCGGTATAATATGATCGTGAAGATTTTGTTGCTGGTCGGGGCTGCTGTTGGCGCTGAGTGCAGCGGAGTAGCAGATGATGATACCACAAAGAAATTGCTTCTCGAAGGTGATTCGGCACTGCGGCAGGGGCGCAGTTATTACCAGGAGGCGCTAGCGAAGTACACAGAGGCGTTAACGCACAACCCCAACAGCATTCGTGGACTTTACAGTCGTGCAGAGCTGTTGTCTATGCTCCGACGGCGTGATGCATGTATGAGTGATTTGGACCAACTCCTGAAGCTGGACAGTAAACACCAACGCGGTTTGGTGCTGCGATCAGCGCTGTACTCGCAGGCGGGGCAGTTGAAAGAAGCCGTGCGGGACGTCGAGAAACTCGTTGAAGTGATGAGCGAGGGGGGCAAGGCCGCTAAGGTGCAGGAATACAAGGCGAAGTTGCAACAACTTCGGCGGTATGCAGAGGTGTGGATACCACTTCAGCTCAAACTCCAAGCAGCGAAACAGGGTGCAGTGACGCTATCACGCGATGAACAGTGCGCATGCGTGGGCTTTCTGCACGACATGATACGTGAGTTTGCGAAGGATAACGCGGGGTTGCGCCTGCAGCGTGCAGAATGTGCTTTGGCCTGTGGGGACAACCAGGCTGCTAGCGAGGAACTAAAGTATGTGGTACAAAGGGAGCCGCAGAACCTTGACGCAGTGGCACTGGGTGCCCGTGCGCTTCGTGCATTAGGGGCGCTTGAACAGGCTCGCCGGGAGCTTCGTCGCTGTTTGTCGCTCGATCCTGAATTTGCTCTCTGTGCTCAGCTGCACAAGCTGGTCCGCGAGCAAATCCGCGTAACCCAAGGTGTGGAGAAAGCTCTAGAAGAAAAGGATTATGGAAAGGTTTTGAAGTTGATTGAGGGGGCCATGCGGTTTGAGGAAAACCCACCGTATAAGGATCAACTATTGCGTTGGCGGTGTGATGCAGCTGTGGGTATGCAAGACACAAAAGATGGGCTTCCTGCTTGCGACGAGGCTATTCAACTTTATAGCCCCGAGGACCCAACTGTTGTAAGCATTTTACTGCAAAAGTTGGAGCTTTATCTGATGGATGGGAATGTGGAGCGTGCGGAGGAAATGCTTCAACGAGCTCAGCAACTACAACCAAACGACGGTAAGGTGAACGAGTACAAGCGCAAAATGGAAAGGATCAAACGTGTGGGACTTCgaaaaaattattacaaGATATTGGGTGTGAAAAAGACGGCGGACTCGTCGGAGATTCGCCGTGCTTACCGCCATCTAGCAAAAACATTTCACCCAGATAAATTAGCTTCGCAAGAGCTTTCCAAGGAGGAGCGAGCTGAAGCAGATAAGCGCTTTCGGGACATCAATGAAGCCAAGGAAATATTGCTCGACGATGAAAAGCGCGCCCGTTACGACAATGGGGAGGATCCTACGAAACCTCCTGGTCAGGATGAGCATGCATTCCACGGCCAACCGTTCAATTTCCCCAACGAAATGTTTGGACAAGGTGGAAGGTTTCAGCagttttattttcacttcgACTAA
- a CDS encoding protein kinase, putative — MSNSSGKTKLSFEKRVVGTSGRGSRDSLSVSNSESMNTSNNGVLSTPQNCVSSPPNPPGRGFSTCVLEVLSTDPPTVREGSTPPASSRSTNNVTVRVPASRKVSSVHGSSKTLSQGNVEGGNIVVNGEEGGPPIPSNLLLSAFSPSPSVRAKPPRPHLVSGDLVPLTPNTPFSLLSASEKCTPSSRSSSGREIQKRILMGSGRKCSSNESSKVGTQSIGNISPSCVTLPNDVGDGTPLRVSLAHKALIGKGSFGVVFQAMNRDTNQIIAVKEIAFTSNADSQLLDTVRRELTTLKLLDHPHIVKFLGGEWADNCLRIYLEYVSGGSISSVLRTFGPFQEKQASRFTRQMLEGLAYLHSKNIIHRDLKGDNLLVDPNGTLKISDFGTAKSLVENQPPQHNGVPPTPAGTAYFMAPEAIVGDPVGLSSDIWSVGCCVIEMLTGSAPFSHMKNQYSTMLCVAEHKGELVSSMIPKGNNFSSKTLDFLMRCLQRDPEKRSTALELLEDPWIQNPPEDTELSCSTALPPCAPSLQRDRSSGGGVFEPPFGAFNDIVRTPKFSHFSFCTEETSSLSESKGGNSTRKSSTKSNRTPREWRGEKRHSESHGGLSNSCQKERDRDSAREERRSAGGSVLGVSFPNI; from the coding sequence ATGTCCAATTCGagtggcaaaacaaaactatCTTTTGAGAAGCGCGTTGTCGGGACCTCGGGACGTGGGAGTCGTGACTCACTTTCCGTCTCTAACAGTGAGTCTATGAACACAAGTAACAATGGGGTGCTATCTACACCACAGAATTGCGTCAGTTCCCCCCCGAACCCGCCAGGACGCGGATTCAGCACTTGCGTATTGGAGGTCTTGTCAACCGATCCCCCGACAGTGCGTGAAGGCAGCACACCTCCTGCAAGCAGCAGGAGCACAAATAACGTTACCGTGAGAGTGCCGGCCAGCCGGAAGGTATCTTCTGTCCATGGCTCATCCAAAACGCTTTCACAGGGAAATGTAGAAGGAGGCAACATAGTAGTAAATGGTGAGGAAGGGGGACCTCCCATTCCCTCAAACCTGCTGCTTTCTGCCTTCTCACCGTCACCGTCTGTAAGAGCAAAACCCCCGAGGCCACACCTCGTATCAGGAGACTTGGTGCCCTTGACACCCAATACTCCGTTTAGTTTGCTTAGTGCAAGTGAGAAGTGTACCCCCAGCAGTaggagcagcagcggcagagaGATACAAAAGCGGATACTTATGGGAAGTGGAAGGAAGTGTAGTAGCAACGAAAGTAGCAAGGTGGGGACACAATCCATTGGTAATATCAGTCCAAGTTGTGTTACTCTACCAAATGACGTGGGAGACGGCACACCCCTGCGGGTTAGCCTCGCCCATAAGGCACTTATTGGCAAAGGAAGCTTTGGCGTCGTATTCCAAGCCATGAATCGGGACACAAACCAGATTATCGCCGTAAAGGAAATTGCGTTCACTAGTAACGCTGACAGCCAACTGCTGGATACAGTGAGGAGGGAGCTTACCACTTTGAAGCTGCTAGATCATCCCCATATCGTCAAGTTTCTGGGCGGCGAGTGGGCTGACAATTGTCTACGGATATATCTCGAGTACGTGTCGGGTGGCAGCATTAGCAGCGTTCTTCGCACATTCGGACCGTTTCAAGAGAAGCAGGCATCTCGATTCACTCGTCAAATGTTGGAGGGACTGGCGTATTTGCATAGCAAAAATATTATACATCGCGACCTCAAGGGGGACAACCTGCTGGTGGATCCGAATGGAACTCTGAAGATTTCCGACTTCGGTACCGCAAAGAGTTTGGTTGAAAATCAACCTCCGCAACATAACGGGGTTCCCCCAACACCAGCGGGAACGGCGTATTTTATGGCTCCCGAAGCGATAGTCGGTGATCCGGTGGGACTGTCAAGCGACATTTGGTCCGTTGGCTGTTGTGTTATTGAAATGCTAACTGGCAGTGCCCCCTTTTCGCATATGAAAAATCAATACAGCACCATGTTGTGCGTCGCGGAGCATAAGGGAGAGTTGGTGTCTTCGATGATCccaaaaggaaacaactTCTCAAGTAAAACCCTTGATTTCCTTATGCGCTGTCTGCAAAGAGACCCAGAGAAACGATCGACTGCTTTGGAACTGTTGGAGGACCCATGGATTCAAAACCCACCTGAAGACACGGAGCTTTCCTGCTCAACTGCCCTTCCACCATGTGCTCCCAGCCTTCAGCGGGATCGTAGCAGCGGTGGGGGAGTGTTTGAACCACCTTTCGGTGCGTTTAACGACATCGTCCGAACACCAAAGTTCAGCCACTTCAGTTTCTGTACAGAAGAGACATCTTCGCTTTCTGAAAGCAAGGGAGGGAATAGCACAAGGAAAAGTAGCACAAAATCAAACAGGACACCGCGTGAGTGGCGTGGTGAGAAACGGCACAGTGAAAGCCACGGTGGCCTTAGCAACAGTTGTCAAAAGGAGCGAGACCGCGATAGCGCACGCGAGGAAAGGCGAAGTGCGGGAGGAAGTGTGTTGGGTGTTTCTTTCCCCAATATTTga
- a CDS encoding ubiquitin/ribosomal protein S27a, putative: protein MQLFLRSATGATSVVEASAADTVGTLRAKAGFDDTSSIFFFGGFCLREESATLAECGLQQGSTVQVMIPVEGGKGKKKKKKVFTKPKKPIHRHKLEKMRALKYFKVTENDDGSFKVERTRDECPNPNCGAGVFMAQHKGRKYCGKCHLTYTMK, encoded by the coding sequence atGCAGTTGTTTCTTCGCTCAGCGACTGGTGCAACATCTGTCGTGGAGGCTTCGGCTGCCGACACCGTCGGGACGTTGCGCGCCAAAGCGGGTTTTGACGACACCAgcagcatttttttctttggtggaTTTTGCTTGCGGGAGGAGTCCGCTACGCTGGCGGAATGCGGCCTTCAGCAGGGCAGTACGGTGCAGGTAATGATTCCGGTGGAAGGTGGtaaaggtaagaaaaagaagaagaaggtcttcacaaaaccaaaaaaaccCATCCACCGCCACAAACTCGAGAAGATGCGGGCATTGAAGTACTTCAAAGTTACGGAGAACGACGACGGTTCCTTCAAGGTGGAACGCACGCGTGACGAATGTCCGAACCCGAACTGTGGCGCTGGCGTCTTCATGGCGCAGCACAAGGGCCGAAAATACTGCGGTAAGTGCCACCTCACATACACAATGAAGTAA
- a CDS encoding T. brucei spp.-specific protein, with the protein MQKRRECLERFVLKSFLLFLFRFFPFFLSCFFSPLLLFPLEIPSLSPSFLQELELLPPLLPLLLSSSSLLLLLLCYHYHHPPFLYKKLFIFSFFYHFFIIFLSFSFLVCLCLCVCVCFFFLKLRATYHYWTVDCARVTLQEIQRSTVISFFFFPFL; encoded by the coding sequence atGCAGAAACGAAGGGAATGTTTGGAAAGGTTTGTATTGaaatcttttcttctcttcctttttcgtttttttcctttctttctttcttgttttttttcccccttattattgtttccaCTGGAGATTCCTTCTTTATCTCCCAGCTTCCTTCAGGAATTGGAATTACTACCACCCcttttaccattattattatcatcatcatcactattattgttattattatgttaCCACTATCATCACCCTCCATTTTTGtacaaaaaattatttatcttttcatttttttatcatttttttatcatttttttatcattttcttttcttgtttgtttgtgtttgtgtgtgtgtgtgtgttttttttttctgaaattGAGAGCAACATATCACTACTGGACGGTTGATTGTGCCCGTGTTACCTTACAAGAAATACAGAGGAGTACGGtgatctctttttttttttttcctttcctctaa